The genomic window TCCGCGTAGAACTGGTCGGCCAGGCAGGTGATGAAGAGGGCCACGCGCACAGCCTACCCCACGGACAAACCCCCGGCCGCCTTTGCTCCGCCTAGGCCCTTCCGCGTACGCTCCGACCTTGCTGTAGCCATGTTTACCCCCTAGTGACGCTAACGGGTTTTCTCAGTATAGGCTGTCAACCGGGCTGGCCTCCCGTAGCCATGCTCCGATCCTTTGGGGGAGGATCCAGGAGAATGCCGATGTATTCCCACAGAGTGTGATCTGCAGTTAGGGATTCGGGATCGGTCACAACTGTCACAGCTCCCGGCTTGCTCTGCTTGGGGGCTTGAGGTGGGGCATGGGTGTCCCCTGCTTCCTGGAGGGCGTTAACCGAGTGGGCCCTTCGGGGTAGATGCTGCATGAGGGCCCCGCTGAGGAAACCACCGGGTTTTGGGGTGAAGGACAGGAAAACTACCAGGATCTCTACCCTAGGCAAAAGGGAAGGCAGGTTTGCCTCTACTCTTTTTGGTGGCTCGACGGCCAGGCAATTCGGTATTGCGGCGATCAGTACCATTTCCTGCTCCCTAGGCGAAGAAGGGCTCGTCTTTCTTCCGGTAGCGGTAGGCTACCTCTTCGTTGAGACTTACTCCAAGCCCAGGTTGGGGCTCCAGAATCAGGTGGCCTTCTTGGATTAAGGGAGATTCCCGTCCCGAGACTAACTCCGTAAAGAAGGGCACCTCGAGGCCGTGGTGTTCCAAAAGGAGAAAATTGGGTACCGTGGCTGCCAAATGGGCGGAGGCTAAGGTACCCAAAGGGCTTGCGATGTTATGGGGAGCGAACATAGCGGTATAGAGGTCAGCCAGCTCCGCGATCCGCCGACCTTGGTTCAAGCCAACTTTCTGTAGGTCGGGAGTCACCACCGTCAATCCCTTTTCCAAAAGGCGCAGGAACTGGTGGGGGTGGTAGTGGTTCTCCCCCGTAGCTATGGTGACGGGGCTTTGCCGCAGCACAAGGGCCAAGGCCTCATCAGCTTCCGGAGGCACTGGGTCTTCCAACCAAAGGGGGCGATAAGGGGCAAGGGCCTGGGCCAGCTTCAGGGCCGACCCTGCGCTAAAGTTCCAGTGGCAGTCGAAAGCCAAAGCCACCTGAGGGCCTACAGACTGGCGGATGGCCTCAACGATGTTCGCGAGGAGTTCGATTTCTTCTGGCTCTAAGTTGCGATTGAAGGGGTCTGTTTCATAAGGGGTCGGGATGTCCAGATCGAACTTAAGGGCGGTGTATCCTTGGCTGACCACCTGCTTAGCCCTCTCCCCATAGGCACGGGGATCTACTCGTTTTGCCTCCTCTTTGAGTCCTCCGTGGTGCTTGGGATCCACTTCGAGGTGGACTTTTGTGGTCCCGCTGGAGCTCTGCCACCAGGGAACACGGGGGAGGTGAGTACTGGAGAGCGAGTGTAAACCTGCTTCGGCGTGGCAGTCTGCATAAAGGCGGATTCGAGTTCGGTAGGCTCCACCCCAGAGTTGGTAGAGTGGGACTCTAAGGACTTTGCCTAGTAGGTCCCAAAGGGCAGTTTCAAGCCCTGCCAGAGCGTGCTGAAGAGCTCCTCCTTGGGGTCCAGCTTGGAACCCGGCGGTGCGGAGAATGCGGAGAAGCCGGTGGATGTCTCGTGGATCCTTTCCCAGAAGGAGGGGTTTGAGTTCCCGGATCAGGGCGGTAAGCCCTGGGGCAAAGAAGCACTCTCCATAACCCGTGCCCTCCTCGGCGATAACCTTGATGAAAGTCCAGTCGTAGTTGGCTTCGACCACCGCAGTCTGCACATCCTTAATGGCCATCTCTCACCTCCGGGGGTGTAATCACCAGGGTTTTCCAGTCTCCGTAGAATTCTAGGGCTGCCCACCCTTGTTCTTTGGGGCCGTACCCAGAGCCCTCGCTGCCTCCGAAAGGGGCTTGGTATTCCACCCCCGCCGTGGGTTGGTTCACGTGAGCTAACCCGACTTCTGCCTCTTCCAGGAAGCGCTTAGCTATCCCAAGGTCGCGGGTGGCGATAGAGGCAGAGAGACCGTAGCGGGTGGCGTTCACCGCTTCAAGGGCTTGCTCCAGAGAGGTCACGGGGTGTACGGTAGCCACTGGACCGAAGACTTCCTCCTGGGCTAGGAGCGCTTTCAAGTCCAAGCCTTCCAGGATAGTGGGGTCGAAAAAGTAGCCTTTTTCTCGAGCGCCTTCTCCCCCGATGAGTAGCCGTCCACCATCCCGGAGGCCCCTCTCCACCCAGCGGGCGGTTCCCTCCCAGGCGGTGGAGTCGATGAGAGGGCCCACCTGGGTATCCTCTTCCAGGGGATCTCCCACCTTGAGCTGGCCTACCTCTTGCAAAAGGGTTTCCTTGAAAGCCTCGTAGATCTCTCGGTGCACTAGGATTCTGCTAGTAGCGGTACATTTCTGCCCAGCGTAGAAGAAGGCTCCTTGGGCGATTTGACGGGCAGCTAGGACCAGATCTGCATCCTTCCAGACCACGTAGGCGTTTTTTCCACCGAGCTCTAGCTGCACCCGTGTGGCAAGGCTGGCCAACCTAGCCTTTAGGCGCAGCCCCACCTCGACAGACCCCGTGAAGGAAACCGCTCGGAGATCCTCAGCTTTCTCTAGGGCTCTGCCAAACGGTGTCCCCGGGCCGATAACCAGGTTGACCACCCCCTCAGGTAAACCCGCTTCTTCCAAGGCTTGCACCAAGTGGAGGGCTCCTACGGGGGCTAGGGAGGCTGGTTTCAACACGACTGTGTTCCCCAGAATAAGGGCAGGGGCTAACTTCCAAGTGGGGATGGCTATGGGAAAGTTCCAAGGAGTGATCAGGGCCACGACTCCTAAAGGTACCCGTTGGGTTCGCAACTCGGTTCGAGGTCGGGCTGAGGCCACTCGATAACCAAAGGGGGTATAGGCATAAGCGGCGTAATACTCCAGAATATCCATGGCCCTCCTGACCTCGGTCCGGGCCTCGAGGAGAGGTTTTCCCGCTTCCCTGGCGATGTCTCGGGCCACTTTGTCCCCCCTGGTTGCTAGTCTTTTGGCTGCTTCCTTAAGGATATGGGCTCGCTCGAGCAAGGGAGTCCTTTTCCAGGAGGGGAAGGCTTCCCTAGCTGCCACAAGAGCTTCCGTTGCTTCTGCCTCCCCAGAGAGGGGATAAAGGCCCACCACTTCCTCCAAACGTGCAGGGTTTTCTCTCTGGTACGTCTTAGGGGTTTCCTTCCATCTGCCTCCGATGAAGTTCTTGCCCTGG from Thermus tengchongensis includes these protein-coding regions:
- a CDS encoding mandelate racemase/muconate lactonizing enzyme family protein, with translation MAIKDVQTAVVEANYDWTFIKVIAEEGTGYGECFFAPGLTALIRELKPLLLGKDPRDIHRLLRILRTAGFQAGPQGGALQHALAGLETALWDLLGKVLRVPLYQLWGGAYRTRIRLYADCHAEAGLHSLSSTHLPRVPWWQSSSGTTKVHLEVDPKHHGGLKEEAKRVDPRAYGERAKQVVSQGYTALKFDLDIPTPYETDPFNRNLEPEEIELLANIVEAIRQSVGPQVALAFDCHWNFSAGSALKLAQALAPYRPLWLEDPVPPEADEALALVLRQSPVTIATGENHYHPHQFLRLLEKGLTVVTPDLQKVGLNQGRRIAELADLYTAMFAPHNIASPLGTLASAHLAATVPNFLLLEHHGLEVPFFTELVSGRESPLIQEGHLILEPQPGLGVSLNEEVAYRYRKKDEPFFA
- a CDS encoding aldehyde dehydrogenase family protein; protein product: MIQGKNFIGGRWKETPKTYQRENPARLEEVVGLYPLSGEAEATEALVAAREAFPSWKRTPLLERAHILKEAAKRLATRGDKVARDIAREAGKPLLEARTEVRRAMDILEYYAAYAYTPFGYRVASARPRTELRTQRVPLGVVALITPWNFPIAIPTWKLAPALILGNTVVLKPASLAPVGALHLVQALEEAGLPEGVVNLVIGPGTPFGRALEKAEDLRAVSFTGSVEVGLRLKARLASLATRVQLELGGKNAYVVWKDADLVLAARQIAQGAFFYAGQKCTATSRILVHREIYEAFKETLLQEVGQLKVGDPLEEDTQVGPLIDSTAWEGTARWVERGLRDGGRLLIGGEGAREKGYFFDPTILEGLDLKALLAQEEVFGPVATVHPVTSLEQALEAVNATRYGLSASIATRDLGIAKRFLEEAEVGLAHVNQPTAGVEYQAPFGGSEGSGYGPKEQGWAALEFYGDWKTLVITPPEVRDGH